The Nodosilinea sp. FACHB-141 nucleotide sequence TACCCCCCACCCCCTCCCTCCCCTAAAATGTCTCTATGGCAAACGAGACCCACTACCAAACCCTTGAGGTTCAAGAGTCGGCGACCCAGGCAGAGATTAAGCGCGCCTATCGTCGTCTGGCTAAGGAGTATCATCCTGATAGCAAGAGCGATCGCGCGTCCCACGATCGCATTGCTCGCATCAACATTGCCTACGAAGTCATTGGCGACCCCTCGCGGCGTACGGTTTATGACCAGCAGCGTCAGGGGTTTGTAGCCGCTGACCCAGTGGAGAGTGCTACCAATCGGACGAAGCGCACGGCGGATATGCAGGCGGTGTATCGCTACGCTCGCGAGGCAACACAGTCGTCTGAGGCGCGCGAAGATGCCTGGCTAAAGCTGGTTTACGGCCCAGTGGACAGGTTGTTGGGCAAAATCATGTCGCCCCTAAAAACAGAGATTCGCAAGCTGTCGGCTGACCCCTTCGACGATGAGCTGATGGAGGGGTTTATGGCGTATTTAGAGCAGGGCCGCACCTGGCTGGAGCAGGCCCAGAGCAAGTTTAACTCGATGGCAAATCCGGCAAGTATGGCGGGGGTGGCGGCGGATATTTACCACTGTCTGGGGCTGCTGGAGGATGGGCTGGATGAACTCGATCGCTTCACGATGAGCTATGAGGAGAGCTACATTCACACCGGAACGGAGCTATTTCGGCGGGTGAAGCAACTGCGGGCTGATGCGAAGGAGCGGTTGAAGCGGTTGGTGTAAGGTGTCTCGTAGGGTGCATCCGCGCAGCGATGCACCGTTTAAGGGATTCGTAGCAACGGAACTGGTATGAATCAAGGATGGGTTTACACCGATCGCATCACCCCCGCCGAAGCTGGTCTCTCCGTCCTCGACTTCTATAGCAATCGCTACAGGTACTTTAGTCGGGTGATATGGCGCGATCGCATCGCAGCTGGCCAAATTCGCCAAAACGGTATTGCCATGGCCTCCGACGATCGCCTCAGTGCGGGGGACAGGCTGGACTACCATCGGCCTCCGTGGGAGGAGCCGGAGGCACCGCTGGAGTTTGGGGTGCTGTATGAGGATGAGGATTTGATGGCGATCGCTAAGCCATCAGGTCTGCCGGTGCTGCCTGGCGGGGGCTTCCTCACCCATACGCTGCTGCACCAGCTCAGGCTGCGCTATTCCGACAACCCGCCCATTCCGGTACATCGGCTGGGGCGGGGAACGTCGGGGGTAATGCTACTGGGGCGATCGCCTCTAGCTCGTGCTGTGCTCAGTCGCCAGCTGCGCGACTCGACCGCAACGGCCCACGATCCCCAAGCTCCACACCCCATTCGCAAGACCTATCGAGCTCTAATTGGGTTCACCAACTTACCCGACAAGTTCATCCTCACAACCTCTATCGGCAAAGTCGATCACCCAGCGCTGGGGTATGTGTACGCAGCCTCGCCCGCCGGTCTACCCTCCTACAGCGAGGGCCTGGTTATCCAGCGCAATGTAGATTCCACCCTGGTAGAAGTCACTATTCGCACTGGGAGACCCCACCAGATTCGCATTCACCTAGCGGCGGCAGGGTTTCCGCTCATCGGGGATCCCCTCTACGGGGTCGGCGGCCTACCGCTACCGATTAAACCGTCTGAGACTGGCAGAGTCCCCGTCCCCGGCGACGTTGGCTACCATCTGCACGCCTACCATCTAACCCTCCCCCATCCCCGCACCCAAGAACCTTTAGAAATTCTCTGCCCTGCCCCCACCATCTTGCAGAGTTCCAGCCGCTAAGCTCATTCACGTCGGCGAACTCCAACCCCCTACTCCCTGCTCCTTACCTCACAAGGCCGCACCATCAACAGCTGCTCCGCCTGACCAAAGCCATGTTTCTCGTAAAAGGGCTGCATCTCGGGGGTGCAAAACAGTTGAATGCACTCCACCTGGGCAATTCGGGGGTGGGTGGTGACATGCTCGATCAGCTTAGCTCCCAAGCCCTGCCCACGATAGTCTGCCGCCACGATTACATCGAATACGATCGCCCGATACACCCAGTCCGTCAGGACTCGACAAAAGCCTGCCAACCGCTGCGCCTCCTCGTCCCATAGGCCAAAGAGTAGGTCGCTGTTGGCCAGCAGGGGCGACACATCGGCCAAGGCTCGTTTGTTGCTCCACCACTCCTGCAAATACATCTGGTGAAGCTGCTCAACCTGAGCGGAGGTGAGCTGGTGAATGACAGTAAACATGGGTAAATTGCGATCTTTACAGTACGGATATCCTGCCCCAGCAGCTTAGAGAAAGGGCTACGATCGAGGGGTAGCACAGGCGCAAGACCTATCTTACTGCCGATGGCAAGGGCCAAGGCCACCGATACAGTTTGGGTATAGCTGCAACACAATTCCCCTCTCTGCTTAAAGCAGACTGCACGCGAGATTTGAGGGGCAATAGCAAGCTACTCCCATCAGCTAGGGCCAACAATGTAGCGCTGGCACTGACCACCATATATCGGAGGATGCCTCCATGAAATTTACTCTACTCGCTGGGACCGCAGTCGCTATTTCGTTAGCAATGGGTCTACCCGCTCAGGCCGAAAACCCAGCCCACGTACAGCAGCTACTTGAAACCAACCTTTGCCAGAGCTGCGATCTGTCGGGG carries:
- a CDS encoding J domain-containing protein yields the protein MANETHYQTLEVQESATQAEIKRAYRRLAKEYHPDSKSDRASHDRIARINIAYEVIGDPSRRTVYDQQRQGFVAADPVESATNRTKRTADMQAVYRYAREATQSSEAREDAWLKLVYGPVDRLLGKIMSPLKTEIRKLSADPFDDELMEGFMAYLEQGRTWLEQAQSKFNSMANPASMAGVAADIYHCLGLLEDGLDELDRFTMSYEESYIHTGTELFRRVKQLRADAKERLKRLV
- a CDS encoding pseudouridine synthase gives rise to the protein MNQGWVYTDRITPAEAGLSVLDFYSNRYRYFSRVIWRDRIAAGQIRQNGIAMASDDRLSAGDRLDYHRPPWEEPEAPLEFGVLYEDEDLMAIAKPSGLPVLPGGGFLTHTLLHQLRLRYSDNPPIPVHRLGRGTSGVMLLGRSPLARAVLSRQLRDSTATAHDPQAPHPIRKTYRALIGFTNLPDKFILTTSIGKVDHPALGYVYAASPAGLPSYSEGLVIQRNVDSTLVEVTIRTGRPHQIRIHLAAAGFPLIGDPLYGVGGLPLPIKPSETGRVPVPGDVGYHLHAYHLTLPHPRTQEPLEILCPAPTILQSSSR
- a CDS encoding GNAT family N-acetyltransferase is translated as MFTVIHQLTSAQVEQLHQMYLQEWWSNKRALADVSPLLANSDLLFGLWDEEAQRLAGFCRVLTDWVYRAIVFDVIVAADYRGQGLGAKLIEHVTTHPRIAQVECIQLFCTPEMQPFYEKHGFGQAEQLLMVRPCEVRSRE